A region from the Vicia villosa cultivar HV-30 ecotype Madison, WI linkage group LG3, Vvil1.0, whole genome shotgun sequence genome encodes:
- the LOC131655208 gene encoding uncharacterized protein LOC131655208, whose amino-acid sequence MQPYYENEIPNNTLYHHQQQQLTIDNSHSSILSTPQLTLTPNHIHHPILQHYHHSHSPHHRQQFQHFYQHKYQPQPPQQQEQQETYSLGETIVNRYIECEEGSTARVSFWKAFNNTVQYDATEKQHNENQNETCLVLDNNFDELEAVYKNKLGRNGEERESTRKKMRKRKVVKEELSMMNSFLKRLVKRVVNHQEALQNRLLEVIDRMERKRIEREENWRREENELYEREAIVKARERDLAKRRESSIVSSIEKITGRKFFFVSESTHQN is encoded by the exons ATGCAGCCTTACTATGAAAATGAAATTCCCAATAATACCCTTtaccatcatcaacaacaacaactcaccATTGATAATTCTCACTCCTCCATTCTCTCCACACCTCAACTTACCTTAACACCAAACCACATTCATCACCCTATTCTCCAACACTATCATCATTCACACTCTCCACATCACCGACAACAATTTCAACATTTTTATCAACATAAATATCAACCacaaccaccacaacaacaagaacaacaagaaaCATATTCTTTGGGTGAGACTATTGTAAACCGTTACATCGAATGCGAGGAAGGATCCACAGCTAGAGTATCTTTTTG GAAAGCATTCAACAACACAGTGCAATATGATGCAACAGAAAAACAACATAATGAAAACCAAAACGAGACATGTTTGGTTTTGGACAACAACTTCGACGAGCTTGAAGCAGTGTACAAAAACAAACTTGGCCGGAATGGAGAAGAACGGGAAAGTACAAGGAAGAAGATGAGGAAGAGGAAAGTAGTGAAGGAAGAATTGAGTATGATGAATTCGTTTCTCAAGAGGCTGGTGAAGCGTGTGGTGAATCATCAAGAGGCTCTTCAGAATAGATTGTTGGAGGTGATTGATAGAATGGAGAGAAAACGAATAGAGAGGGAAGAAAATTGGAGGCGAGAAGAGAATGAGTTGTATGAAAGAGAAGCTATTGTGAAAGCACGTGAGAGAGATCTTGCTAAACGAAGAGAGTCTTCCATTGTTTCAAGCATAGAGAAAATTACTGGTCGAAAATTCTTTTTTGTTTCTGAGAGCACTCATCAAAATTGA